One region of Alosa alosa isolate M-15738 ecotype Scorff River chromosome 1, AALO_Geno_1.1, whole genome shotgun sequence genomic DNA includes:
- the gne gene encoding bifunctional UDP-N-acetylglucosamine 2-epimerase/N-acetylmannosamine kinase isoform X1 yields MFAGIEGRNPHRLTERSTHELYYLKMQREREQVEKMENNGKRKLKVCVATCNRADYSKLAPIMFGMKANPEIFELEVVVLGSHLIDDYGNTFRMIEQDEFDIGSKLHTIVRGEDEAAMVESVGLALVKLPDVLQRLNPDVLIVHGDRFDALALATAAALMNIRILHLEGGEVSGTIDDSIRHAISKLAHYHACCTRSAERHLIAMCEDHSRILLAGCPSYDKLLDAHHRDDYADIIKAWLGDGVKEQDYIVALQHPVTTDIKNSIKIYELMLDALISFNKRTLVLFPNIDAGSKEMVRVMRKKGIEQHPNFRAVKHVPFEQFIQLVAHAGCMIGNSSCGVREAGAFGTPVINLGTRQTGRETGENVLHVRDADTQNKIYHALDLQFGKRYPCSKIYGDGNAVPRILKFLQSINLDEPLQKTFCFPTVKDCISQDIDHILETQSALAVDLGGTNLRVAIISMKVPYRSFRDNTSSQTHSQGKIVKKYTKSNPKTYEERIDLILQMCKKALDDAVGLNCRVLGVGVSTGGRVNPQEGVVLHSTKLIQEWSSVDIRTPISNALHLPVWVDNDGNCAALAERKFGHGKGVENFATIITGTGIGGGIVQHNELIHGSTFCAAELGHIMVSLDGPECTCGSRGCIEAYASGIALQREAKRLNDEDLLFTEGMALKKEDPVSAIDLINAARLGNSKADAVLRTAGAALGVGITNILHMVNPSMVILSGVLASFYESPVRQIISQRALTSAKDIQVLTSDLEEPALLGAASMVLDYATRRTY; encoded by the exons ATGTTCGCTGGTATTGAAGGCCGTAACCCGCAT CGACTCACTGAGAGGAGCACTCAT GAGCTGTATTACCTAAAAatgcaaagggagagagaacaagtgGAGAAGATGGAAAATAATGGCAAGCGGAAGCTGAAGGTGTGCGTCGCTACCTGTAACCGTGCTGACTACTCCAAGCTGGCACCAATTATGTTTGGTATGAAGGCCAATCCAGAGATTTTTgagctggaggtggtggtgctAGGATCTCACCTTATTGATGATTATGG AAACACATTCCGTATGATCGAACAGGATGAGTTTGACATTGGCTCCAAGTTGCATACGATTGTGCGTGGGGAGGATGAGGCAGCCATGGTGGAGTCTGTTGGCCTTGCGCTGGTCAAGCTGCCTGACGTCCTCCAGAGGCTTAACCCAGACGTGCTGATTGTCCATGGCGACCGATTCGATGCCCTGGCCCTGGCTACTGCGGCAGCCCTCATGAATATTCGTATCTTGCAtctggagggaggagag GTGAGTGGCACTATAGATGATTCCATCCGACATGCCATATCCAAGTTGGCCCACTACCATGCCTGCTGCACACGTAGTGCTGAGCGCCACCTCATCGCCATGTGTGAGGACCATTCCCGGATCCTCCTGGCCGGCTGCCCCTCCTATGACAAACTGCTGGATGCTCACCACCGTGATGACTATGCTGATATCATCAAGGCTTGGCTGG GAGATGGTGTCAAAGAGCAGGACTACATCGTAGCGTTGCAGCATCCTGTAACAACCGACATTAAAAACTCCATAAAGATCTATGAGCTGATGCTGGATGCTCTTATCTCATTCAACAAGCGGACATTGGTTCTCTTCCCCAACATTGATGCTG GCAGTAAGGAGATGGTACGTGTGATGCGCAAGAAGGGTATTGAGCAGCATCCCAACTTCAGGGCCGTAAAGCACGTTCCCTTTGAGCAGTTCATCCAGTTGGTGGCCCACGCGGGCTGCATGATTGGCAACAGCAGCTGCGGGGTGCGAGAGGCAGGGGCCTTTGGAACACCCGTAATCAACCTGGGCACCAGGCAGACTGGTCGAGAGACAG GGGAGAATGTTCTCCATGTCAGAGATGCGGACACTCAGAATAAAATATACCATGCGCTGGATCTACAGTTTGGGAAGCGATATCCCTG CTCCAAGATCTACGGTGATGGAAATGCAGTTCCACGCATCCTCAAGTTTCTGCAGTCCATCAATCTGGATGAGCCGCTGCAGAAGACCTTCTGTTTCCCAACAGTAAAGGATTGCATTTCTCAGGATATTGACCACATTCTGGAGACCCAGAGTGCCCTTGCTGTGGACCTGGGAGGCACTAACTTGCGTGTAGCCATTATCAGCATGAAG GTACCCTACAGGTCTTTTAGAGACAACACCTCAAGTCAAACTCACAGTCAG GGTAAAATAGTGAAGAAGTACACCAAATCAAACCCTAAGACCTATGAGGAGAGGATAGATCTCATCCTACAGATGTGCAAAAAGGCCCTCGATGATGCTGTGGGTCTGAACTGCAGAGTCCTTGGAGTTG GTGTGTCAACGGGGGGCCGAGTCAACCCCCAGGAAGGTGTGGTCCTCCACTCCACAAAGCTGATTCAGGAGTGGAGCTCCGTGGATATCAGGACTCCCATTTCCAACGCGTTGCACCTACCTGTGTGGGTGGACAATGACGGGAATTGTGCTGCCTTGGCTGAGCGGAAGTTTGGTCACGGAAAAGGCGTGGAGAACTTTGCTACCATTATCACAGGAACAG GTATAGGTGGTGGGATTGTCCAGCACAACGAGTTGATCCATGGTAGCACATTCTGTGCAGCAGAGCTCGGCCACATTATGGTGTCTTTGGATGGACCAGAGTGCACGTGTGGTAGCCGTGGCTGCATTGAGGCGTATGCATCCGGTATCGCCCTACAAAGAGAGGCCAAGAGACTCAATGATG AAGACCTGTTGTTTACAGAAGGAATGGCTTTAAAGAAAGAAGACCCAGTCAGCGCCATCGATCTGATCAATGCAGCTCGTTTAGGAAACTCCAAAGCTGACGCAGTACTGAGAACAG CTGGCGCAGCACTGGGTGTTGGCATCACAAATATTCTCCACATGGTGAACCCGTCCATGGTGATTCTCTCCGGCGTTCTGGCCTCCTTCTACGAAAGTCCTGTGCGGCAGATCATCAGTCAGCGCGCTCTCACCTCTGCGAAGGACATCCAGgttttgacctctgacctggagGAGCCTGCCTTGCTGGGCGCTGCCAGTATGGTGCTGGATTATGCCACGCGCAGGACTTACTGA
- the gne gene encoding bifunctional UDP-N-acetylglucosamine 2-epimerase/N-acetylmannosamine kinase isoform X2, whose amino-acid sequence MFAGIEGRNPHELYYLKMQREREQVEKMENNGKRKLKVCVATCNRADYSKLAPIMFGMKANPEIFELEVVVLGSHLIDDYGNTFRMIEQDEFDIGSKLHTIVRGEDEAAMVESVGLALVKLPDVLQRLNPDVLIVHGDRFDALALATAAALMNIRILHLEGGEVSGTIDDSIRHAISKLAHYHACCTRSAERHLIAMCEDHSRILLAGCPSYDKLLDAHHRDDYADIIKAWLGDGVKEQDYIVALQHPVTTDIKNSIKIYELMLDALISFNKRTLVLFPNIDAGSKEMVRVMRKKGIEQHPNFRAVKHVPFEQFIQLVAHAGCMIGNSSCGVREAGAFGTPVINLGTRQTGRETGENVLHVRDADTQNKIYHALDLQFGKRYPCSKIYGDGNAVPRILKFLQSINLDEPLQKTFCFPTVKDCISQDIDHILETQSALAVDLGGTNLRVAIISMKVPYRSFRDNTSSQTHSQGKIVKKYTKSNPKTYEERIDLILQMCKKALDDAVGLNCRVLGVGVSTGGRVNPQEGVVLHSTKLIQEWSSVDIRTPISNALHLPVWVDNDGNCAALAERKFGHGKGVENFATIITGTGIGGGIVQHNELIHGSTFCAAELGHIMVSLDGPECTCGSRGCIEAYASGIALQREAKRLNDEDLLFTEGMALKKEDPVSAIDLINAARLGNSKADAVLRTAGAALGVGITNILHMVNPSMVILSGVLASFYESPVRQIISQRALTSAKDIQVLTSDLEEPALLGAASMVLDYATRRTY is encoded by the exons ATGTTCGCTGGTATTGAAGGCCGTAACCCGCAT GAGCTGTATTACCTAAAAatgcaaagggagagagaacaagtgGAGAAGATGGAAAATAATGGCAAGCGGAAGCTGAAGGTGTGCGTCGCTACCTGTAACCGTGCTGACTACTCCAAGCTGGCACCAATTATGTTTGGTATGAAGGCCAATCCAGAGATTTTTgagctggaggtggtggtgctAGGATCTCACCTTATTGATGATTATGG AAACACATTCCGTATGATCGAACAGGATGAGTTTGACATTGGCTCCAAGTTGCATACGATTGTGCGTGGGGAGGATGAGGCAGCCATGGTGGAGTCTGTTGGCCTTGCGCTGGTCAAGCTGCCTGACGTCCTCCAGAGGCTTAACCCAGACGTGCTGATTGTCCATGGCGACCGATTCGATGCCCTGGCCCTGGCTACTGCGGCAGCCCTCATGAATATTCGTATCTTGCAtctggagggaggagag GTGAGTGGCACTATAGATGATTCCATCCGACATGCCATATCCAAGTTGGCCCACTACCATGCCTGCTGCACACGTAGTGCTGAGCGCCACCTCATCGCCATGTGTGAGGACCATTCCCGGATCCTCCTGGCCGGCTGCCCCTCCTATGACAAACTGCTGGATGCTCACCACCGTGATGACTATGCTGATATCATCAAGGCTTGGCTGG GAGATGGTGTCAAAGAGCAGGACTACATCGTAGCGTTGCAGCATCCTGTAACAACCGACATTAAAAACTCCATAAAGATCTATGAGCTGATGCTGGATGCTCTTATCTCATTCAACAAGCGGACATTGGTTCTCTTCCCCAACATTGATGCTG GCAGTAAGGAGATGGTACGTGTGATGCGCAAGAAGGGTATTGAGCAGCATCCCAACTTCAGGGCCGTAAAGCACGTTCCCTTTGAGCAGTTCATCCAGTTGGTGGCCCACGCGGGCTGCATGATTGGCAACAGCAGCTGCGGGGTGCGAGAGGCAGGGGCCTTTGGAACACCCGTAATCAACCTGGGCACCAGGCAGACTGGTCGAGAGACAG GGGAGAATGTTCTCCATGTCAGAGATGCGGACACTCAGAATAAAATATACCATGCGCTGGATCTACAGTTTGGGAAGCGATATCCCTG CTCCAAGATCTACGGTGATGGAAATGCAGTTCCACGCATCCTCAAGTTTCTGCAGTCCATCAATCTGGATGAGCCGCTGCAGAAGACCTTCTGTTTCCCAACAGTAAAGGATTGCATTTCTCAGGATATTGACCACATTCTGGAGACCCAGAGTGCCCTTGCTGTGGACCTGGGAGGCACTAACTTGCGTGTAGCCATTATCAGCATGAAG GTACCCTACAGGTCTTTTAGAGACAACACCTCAAGTCAAACTCACAGTCAG GGTAAAATAGTGAAGAAGTACACCAAATCAAACCCTAAGACCTATGAGGAGAGGATAGATCTCATCCTACAGATGTGCAAAAAGGCCCTCGATGATGCTGTGGGTCTGAACTGCAGAGTCCTTGGAGTTG GTGTGTCAACGGGGGGCCGAGTCAACCCCCAGGAAGGTGTGGTCCTCCACTCCACAAAGCTGATTCAGGAGTGGAGCTCCGTGGATATCAGGACTCCCATTTCCAACGCGTTGCACCTACCTGTGTGGGTGGACAATGACGGGAATTGTGCTGCCTTGGCTGAGCGGAAGTTTGGTCACGGAAAAGGCGTGGAGAACTTTGCTACCATTATCACAGGAACAG GTATAGGTGGTGGGATTGTCCAGCACAACGAGTTGATCCATGGTAGCACATTCTGTGCAGCAGAGCTCGGCCACATTATGGTGTCTTTGGATGGACCAGAGTGCACGTGTGGTAGCCGTGGCTGCATTGAGGCGTATGCATCCGGTATCGCCCTACAAAGAGAGGCCAAGAGACTCAATGATG AAGACCTGTTGTTTACAGAAGGAATGGCTTTAAAGAAAGAAGACCCAGTCAGCGCCATCGATCTGATCAATGCAGCTCGTTTAGGAAACTCCAAAGCTGACGCAGTACTGAGAACAG CTGGCGCAGCACTGGGTGTTGGCATCACAAATATTCTCCACATGGTGAACCCGTCCATGGTGATTCTCTCCGGCGTTCTGGCCTCCTTCTACGAAAGTCCTGTGCGGCAGATCATCAGTCAGCGCGCTCTCACCTCTGCGAAGGACATCCAGgttttgacctctgacctggagGAGCCTGCCTTGCTGGGCGCTGCCAGTATGGTGCTGGATTATGCCACGCGCAGGACTTACTGA
- the gne gene encoding bifunctional UDP-N-acetylglucosamine 2-epimerase/N-acetylmannosamine kinase isoform X3 — translation MFAGIEGRNPHRLTERSTHELYYLKMQREREQVEKMENNGKRKLKVCVATCNRADYSKLAPIMFGMKANPEIFELEVVVLGSHLIDDYGNTFRMIEQDEFDIGSKLHTIVRGEDEAAMVESVGLALVKLPDVLQRLNPDVLIVHGDRFDALALATAAALMNIRILHLEGGEVSGTIDDSIRHAISKLAHYHACCTRSAERHLIAMCEDHSRILLAGCPSYDKLLDAHHRDDYADIIKAWLGDGVKEQDYIVALQHPVTTDIKNSIKIYELMLDALISFNKRTLVLFPNIDAGSKEMVRVMRKKGIEQHPNFRAVKHVPFEQFIQLVAHAGCMIGNSSCGVREAGAFGTPVINLGTRQTGRETGENVLHVRDADTQNKIYHALDLQFGKRYPCSKIYGDGNAVPRILKFLQSINLDEPLQKTFCFPTVKDCISQDIDHILETQSALAVDLGGTNLRVAIISMKGKIVKKYTKSNPKTYEERIDLILQMCKKALDDAVGLNCRVLGVGVSTGGRVNPQEGVVLHSTKLIQEWSSVDIRTPISNALHLPVWVDNDGNCAALAERKFGHGKGVENFATIITGTGIGGGIVQHNELIHGSTFCAAELGHIMVSLDGPECTCGSRGCIEAYASGIALQREAKRLNDEDLLFTEGMALKKEDPVSAIDLINAARLGNSKADAVLRTAGAALGVGITNILHMVNPSMVILSGVLASFYESPVRQIISQRALTSAKDIQVLTSDLEEPALLGAASMVLDYATRRTY, via the exons ATGTTCGCTGGTATTGAAGGCCGTAACCCGCAT CGACTCACTGAGAGGAGCACTCAT GAGCTGTATTACCTAAAAatgcaaagggagagagaacaagtgGAGAAGATGGAAAATAATGGCAAGCGGAAGCTGAAGGTGTGCGTCGCTACCTGTAACCGTGCTGACTACTCCAAGCTGGCACCAATTATGTTTGGTATGAAGGCCAATCCAGAGATTTTTgagctggaggtggtggtgctAGGATCTCACCTTATTGATGATTATGG AAACACATTCCGTATGATCGAACAGGATGAGTTTGACATTGGCTCCAAGTTGCATACGATTGTGCGTGGGGAGGATGAGGCAGCCATGGTGGAGTCTGTTGGCCTTGCGCTGGTCAAGCTGCCTGACGTCCTCCAGAGGCTTAACCCAGACGTGCTGATTGTCCATGGCGACCGATTCGATGCCCTGGCCCTGGCTACTGCGGCAGCCCTCATGAATATTCGTATCTTGCAtctggagggaggagag GTGAGTGGCACTATAGATGATTCCATCCGACATGCCATATCCAAGTTGGCCCACTACCATGCCTGCTGCACACGTAGTGCTGAGCGCCACCTCATCGCCATGTGTGAGGACCATTCCCGGATCCTCCTGGCCGGCTGCCCCTCCTATGACAAACTGCTGGATGCTCACCACCGTGATGACTATGCTGATATCATCAAGGCTTGGCTGG GAGATGGTGTCAAAGAGCAGGACTACATCGTAGCGTTGCAGCATCCTGTAACAACCGACATTAAAAACTCCATAAAGATCTATGAGCTGATGCTGGATGCTCTTATCTCATTCAACAAGCGGACATTGGTTCTCTTCCCCAACATTGATGCTG GCAGTAAGGAGATGGTACGTGTGATGCGCAAGAAGGGTATTGAGCAGCATCCCAACTTCAGGGCCGTAAAGCACGTTCCCTTTGAGCAGTTCATCCAGTTGGTGGCCCACGCGGGCTGCATGATTGGCAACAGCAGCTGCGGGGTGCGAGAGGCAGGGGCCTTTGGAACACCCGTAATCAACCTGGGCACCAGGCAGACTGGTCGAGAGACAG GGGAGAATGTTCTCCATGTCAGAGATGCGGACACTCAGAATAAAATATACCATGCGCTGGATCTACAGTTTGGGAAGCGATATCCCTG CTCCAAGATCTACGGTGATGGAAATGCAGTTCCACGCATCCTCAAGTTTCTGCAGTCCATCAATCTGGATGAGCCGCTGCAGAAGACCTTCTGTTTCCCAACAGTAAAGGATTGCATTTCTCAGGATATTGACCACATTCTGGAGACCCAGAGTGCCCTTGCTGTGGACCTGGGAGGCACTAACTTGCGTGTAGCCATTATCAGCATGAAG GGTAAAATAGTGAAGAAGTACACCAAATCAAACCCTAAGACCTATGAGGAGAGGATAGATCTCATCCTACAGATGTGCAAAAAGGCCCTCGATGATGCTGTGGGTCTGAACTGCAGAGTCCTTGGAGTTG GTGTGTCAACGGGGGGCCGAGTCAACCCCCAGGAAGGTGTGGTCCTCCACTCCACAAAGCTGATTCAGGAGTGGAGCTCCGTGGATATCAGGACTCCCATTTCCAACGCGTTGCACCTACCTGTGTGGGTGGACAATGACGGGAATTGTGCTGCCTTGGCTGAGCGGAAGTTTGGTCACGGAAAAGGCGTGGAGAACTTTGCTACCATTATCACAGGAACAG GTATAGGTGGTGGGATTGTCCAGCACAACGAGTTGATCCATGGTAGCACATTCTGTGCAGCAGAGCTCGGCCACATTATGGTGTCTTTGGATGGACCAGAGTGCACGTGTGGTAGCCGTGGCTGCATTGAGGCGTATGCATCCGGTATCGCCCTACAAAGAGAGGCCAAGAGACTCAATGATG AAGACCTGTTGTTTACAGAAGGAATGGCTTTAAAGAAAGAAGACCCAGTCAGCGCCATCGATCTGATCAATGCAGCTCGTTTAGGAAACTCCAAAGCTGACGCAGTACTGAGAACAG CTGGCGCAGCACTGGGTGTTGGCATCACAAATATTCTCCACATGGTGAACCCGTCCATGGTGATTCTCTCCGGCGTTCTGGCCTCCTTCTACGAAAGTCCTGTGCGGCAGATCATCAGTCAGCGCGCTCTCACCTCTGCGAAGGACATCCAGgttttgacctctgacctggagGAGCCTGCCTTGCTGGGCGCTGCCAGTATGGTGCTGGATTATGCCACGCGCAGGACTTACTGA
- the gne gene encoding bifunctional UDP-N-acetylglucosamine 2-epimerase/N-acetylmannosamine kinase isoform X4 — protein sequence MQREREQVEKMENNGKRKLKVCVATCNRADYSKLAPIMFGMKANPEIFELEVVVLGSHLIDDYGNTFRMIEQDEFDIGSKLHTIVRGEDEAAMVESVGLALVKLPDVLQRLNPDVLIVHGDRFDALALATAAALMNIRILHLEGGEVSGTIDDSIRHAISKLAHYHACCTRSAERHLIAMCEDHSRILLAGCPSYDKLLDAHHRDDYADIIKAWLGDGVKEQDYIVALQHPVTTDIKNSIKIYELMLDALISFNKRTLVLFPNIDAGSKEMVRVMRKKGIEQHPNFRAVKHVPFEQFIQLVAHAGCMIGNSSCGVREAGAFGTPVINLGTRQTGRETGENVLHVRDADTQNKIYHALDLQFGKRYPCSKIYGDGNAVPRILKFLQSINLDEPLQKTFCFPTVKDCISQDIDHILETQSALAVDLGGTNLRVAIISMKVPYRSFRDNTSSQTHSQGKIVKKYTKSNPKTYEERIDLILQMCKKALDDAVGLNCRVLGVGVSTGGRVNPQEGVVLHSTKLIQEWSSVDIRTPISNALHLPVWVDNDGNCAALAERKFGHGKGVENFATIITGTGIGGGIVQHNELIHGSTFCAAELGHIMVSLDGPECTCGSRGCIEAYASGIALQREAKRLNDEDLLFTEGMALKKEDPVSAIDLINAARLGNSKADAVLRTAGAALGVGITNILHMVNPSMVILSGVLASFYESPVRQIISQRALTSAKDIQVLTSDLEEPALLGAASMVLDYATRRTY from the exons atgcaaagggagagagaacaagtgGAGAAGATGGAAAATAATGGCAAGCGGAAGCTGAAGGTGTGCGTCGCTACCTGTAACCGTGCTGACTACTCCAAGCTGGCACCAATTATGTTTGGTATGAAGGCCAATCCAGAGATTTTTgagctggaggtggtggtgctAGGATCTCACCTTATTGATGATTATGG AAACACATTCCGTATGATCGAACAGGATGAGTTTGACATTGGCTCCAAGTTGCATACGATTGTGCGTGGGGAGGATGAGGCAGCCATGGTGGAGTCTGTTGGCCTTGCGCTGGTCAAGCTGCCTGACGTCCTCCAGAGGCTTAACCCAGACGTGCTGATTGTCCATGGCGACCGATTCGATGCCCTGGCCCTGGCTACTGCGGCAGCCCTCATGAATATTCGTATCTTGCAtctggagggaggagag GTGAGTGGCACTATAGATGATTCCATCCGACATGCCATATCCAAGTTGGCCCACTACCATGCCTGCTGCACACGTAGTGCTGAGCGCCACCTCATCGCCATGTGTGAGGACCATTCCCGGATCCTCCTGGCCGGCTGCCCCTCCTATGACAAACTGCTGGATGCTCACCACCGTGATGACTATGCTGATATCATCAAGGCTTGGCTGG GAGATGGTGTCAAAGAGCAGGACTACATCGTAGCGTTGCAGCATCCTGTAACAACCGACATTAAAAACTCCATAAAGATCTATGAGCTGATGCTGGATGCTCTTATCTCATTCAACAAGCGGACATTGGTTCTCTTCCCCAACATTGATGCTG GCAGTAAGGAGATGGTACGTGTGATGCGCAAGAAGGGTATTGAGCAGCATCCCAACTTCAGGGCCGTAAAGCACGTTCCCTTTGAGCAGTTCATCCAGTTGGTGGCCCACGCGGGCTGCATGATTGGCAACAGCAGCTGCGGGGTGCGAGAGGCAGGGGCCTTTGGAACACCCGTAATCAACCTGGGCACCAGGCAGACTGGTCGAGAGACAG GGGAGAATGTTCTCCATGTCAGAGATGCGGACACTCAGAATAAAATATACCATGCGCTGGATCTACAGTTTGGGAAGCGATATCCCTG CTCCAAGATCTACGGTGATGGAAATGCAGTTCCACGCATCCTCAAGTTTCTGCAGTCCATCAATCTGGATGAGCCGCTGCAGAAGACCTTCTGTTTCCCAACAGTAAAGGATTGCATTTCTCAGGATATTGACCACATTCTGGAGACCCAGAGTGCCCTTGCTGTGGACCTGGGAGGCACTAACTTGCGTGTAGCCATTATCAGCATGAAG GTACCCTACAGGTCTTTTAGAGACAACACCTCAAGTCAAACTCACAGTCAG GGTAAAATAGTGAAGAAGTACACCAAATCAAACCCTAAGACCTATGAGGAGAGGATAGATCTCATCCTACAGATGTGCAAAAAGGCCCTCGATGATGCTGTGGGTCTGAACTGCAGAGTCCTTGGAGTTG GTGTGTCAACGGGGGGCCGAGTCAACCCCCAGGAAGGTGTGGTCCTCCACTCCACAAAGCTGATTCAGGAGTGGAGCTCCGTGGATATCAGGACTCCCATTTCCAACGCGTTGCACCTACCTGTGTGGGTGGACAATGACGGGAATTGTGCTGCCTTGGCTGAGCGGAAGTTTGGTCACGGAAAAGGCGTGGAGAACTTTGCTACCATTATCACAGGAACAG GTATAGGTGGTGGGATTGTCCAGCACAACGAGTTGATCCATGGTAGCACATTCTGTGCAGCAGAGCTCGGCCACATTATGGTGTCTTTGGATGGACCAGAGTGCACGTGTGGTAGCCGTGGCTGCATTGAGGCGTATGCATCCGGTATCGCCCTACAAAGAGAGGCCAAGAGACTCAATGATG AAGACCTGTTGTTTACAGAAGGAATGGCTTTAAAGAAAGAAGACCCAGTCAGCGCCATCGATCTGATCAATGCAGCTCGTTTAGGAAACTCCAAAGCTGACGCAGTACTGAGAACAG CTGGCGCAGCACTGGGTGTTGGCATCACAAATATTCTCCACATGGTGAACCCGTCCATGGTGATTCTCTCCGGCGTTCTGGCCTCCTTCTACGAAAGTCCTGTGCGGCAGATCATCAGTCAGCGCGCTCTCACCTCTGCGAAGGACATCCAGgttttgacctctgacctggagGAGCCTGCCTTGCTGGGCGCTGCCAGTATGGTGCTGGATTATGCCACGCGCAGGACTTACTGA